One part of the Anopheles coustani chromosome 2, idAnoCousDA_361_x.2, whole genome shotgun sequence genome encodes these proteins:
- the LOC131266260 gene encoding electron transfer flavoprotein beta subunit lysine methyltransferase isoform X2, protein MSYARHETIRATAGLVAVGRIWLARTFHPAATYQVSRGFNATTATPLPGAQNCEDGANKTGRWKSSLEAANKRPQSLPPDFDATTMVGKILSNTVLSRQHLTPEIALHLITPQCDIYHRPVGAGETDTNAFPFPMDPFWGFYWPGGQALTRFILDTESLFRGKSVLDVGCGCGASSIAAKMVGACSVTANDIDQVALQATLLNAKVNGIVDNADELDVRSDNLIGNGASATRYDIVLIGDLFYDTEIAAVLHPWIQRLARAGKKIYIGDPGRHGITDTGVLNNMILHARYELPDNVCLENNGFSHANVWQYQLSTEEKD, encoded by the exons ATGTCGTACGCGCGTCACGAGACGATCCGCGCTACCGCCGGCCTTGTCGCCGTCGGCCGGATTTGGTTGGCGCGTACTTTCCATCCCGCTGCAACTTACCAGGTCAGCAGGGGTTTCAACGCCACAACTGCAACACCCTTGCCGGGTGCACAGAATTGTGAGGATGGAGCTAACAAAACGGGTCGATGGAAAAGTTCCCTCGAGGCAGCTAATAAACG TCCCCAAAGCCTCCCGCCGGATTTCGATGCAACAACCATGGTCGGAAAGATTTTATCAAACACGGTCCTATCGCGGCAGCACCTGACTCCGGAAATTGCGCTGCACCTCATAACTCCCCAGTGCGACATCTATCATCGTCCGGTTGGCGCCGGCGAAACCGATACCAATGCCTTCCCCTTTCCTATGGATCCTTTTTGGGGATTTTACTGGCCTGGAGGTCAGGCGCTTACGAG GTTTATTCTTGACACAGAATCTCTTTTCCGAGGGAAGTCGGTGTTGGATGTTGGCTGTGGGTGTGGAGCCTCTAGTATCGCTGCAAAAATGGTAGGAGCTTGCTCGGTCACTGCAAACGACATCGATCAAG TCGCTTTACAGGCCACACTGCTAAACGCAAAAGTGAATGGTATAGTGGACAATGCAGATGAACTGGACGTACGAAGTGATAATCTTATCGGCAATGGCGCCTCGGCGACACGTTATGATATTGTGTTAATAGGAGACCTGTTTTATGATACGGAGATAGCAGCGGTTCTACATCCATGGATACAACGTTTGGCACGTGCTGGCAAAAAG ATTTATATTGGCGATCCTGGAAGGCACGGAATTACTGACACCGGCGTACTGAACAACATGATTTTGCATGCTCGGTATGAGCTCCCGGACAATGTGTGTCTTGAAAATAATGGATTTTCTCATGCTAATGTGTGGCAGTACCAGTTATCTACGGAAGAAAAAGATTAG
- the LOC131266261 gene encoding growth arrest and DNA damage-inducible protein GADD45 gamma-like yields MVIATQLRKASSSSSIGEDSIDAKLAGMFLDAPPSTHDDEIPTEQIGITVRRTLVSANYEARAIVGLSESINALSKTPEDFLFCFLATSGTDGSAPGNHMHQVLLEAFCFEHDIYIIKVDSAEKLSRMLGAHRVESCALVQKGWKDIATAAEDRLVDYCEEHWDNPVKPIVKLPEK; encoded by the exons ATGGTGATAGCGACCCAGCTCCGCAAAGCCAGCTCAAGCAGCAGCATCGGCGAGGACAGCATCGACGCCAAGTTGGCGGGCATGTTCCTGGATGCGCCACCATCCACCCACGATGACGAGATCCCGACGGAGCAGATTGGAATAACCGTCCGTCGTACGTTGGTCTCCGCAAACTACGAGGCGCGTGCAATCGTTGGACTTTCCGAGTCAATAAACGCGCTCTCGAAGACGCCggaggattttcttttctgcttcCTGGCCACATCCGGTACCGATGGTAGCGCTCCGGGCAACCACATGCATCAGGTGTTGCTGGAGGCGTTCTGCTTCGAGCACGACATTTACATAATCAAG GTTGATAGTGCGGAAAAATTAAGCCGTATGCTCGGTGCCCACCGGGTCGAATCGTGTGCCTTGGTGCAGAAGGGCTGGAAGGATATTGCCACTGCAGCCGAGGATCGCCTGGTCGACTACTGCGAAGAGCACTGGGACAATCCGGTCAAGCCGATCGTCAAATTGCCGGAAAAGTAA
- the LOC131266262 gene encoding uncharacterized protein LOC131266262, with the protein MVLDTSHERNMATGFHTVGVGSSARKMLLSALEEKRLVVGLSSAIRSLATEPNKFSFCFLAPSENDESGGHLQEVLLEAFCFEHDIYIIRVDSADKLSRLVQSPVIASCALIRKLPAKMVRRMNNAYRRSESILVEHCELCWEEPHKPVVKLPEK; encoded by the exons ATGGTTCTAGATACATCACACGAGAGGAATATGGCCACCGGATTCCACACCGTCGGCGTGGGGTCGAGTGCAAGGAAAATGTTGCTCAGTGCCCTCGAGGAAAAACGCCTTGTAGTGGGACTATCTAGTGCGATTCGCAGTTTGGCCACGGAACCGAATaagttttcgttttgcttcttgGCACCTTCGGAGAATGATGAAAGCGGTGGACACTTGCAGGAGGTGCTACTGGAAGCTTTCTGTTTCGAGCACGACATTTACATCATCCGG GTGGACAGTGCGGACAAGCTGAGTCGTCTGGTGCAATCACCGGTCATTGCGTCATGTGCGTTGATAAGGAAATTACCTGCCAAAATGGTTCGTCGTATGAATAACGCTTATCGGCGTTCCGAGAGCATCTTAGTCGAACACTGCGAATTGTGCTGGGAAGAACCACATAAACCCGTCGTCAAACTACCGGAAAAGTGA